One Lysinibacillus sp. OF-1 DNA segment encodes these proteins:
- the leuS gene encoding leucine--tRNA ligase, which translates to MSFNHLQIEKKWQQYWANNKTFKTENETAKPKFFALDMFPYPSGAGLHVGHPEGYTATDILSRFKRMQGYNVLHPMGWDAFGLPAEQYALDTGNDPAEFTAKNIATFKRQIQELGFSYDWDREINTTDPEYYKWTQWIFIQLYKKGLAYVDEVAVNWCPALGTVLANEEVIDGKSERGGHPVERRPMKQWMLKITAYADRLIDDLEEVDWPESIKDMQRNWIGRSEGAEVTFAIDGSDQNFTVFTTRPDTLFGATYCVLAPEHKLVEQITTAEQRQAVEAYLEKVKMKSDLERTDLAKEKTGVFTGAYAVNPINGKKAPIWIADYVLVSYGTGAIMAVPAHDERDYEFATAFGLDIVPVLEGGDISKEAFTGDGQHINSEFLNGLNKEDGIAKAIEWLEQKGVGEKKISYRLRDWLFSRQRYWGEPIPMIHWEDGTITPVPESELPLVLPKTDNIRPSGTGESPLANIAEWVNVVDPETGKKGRRETNTMPQWAGSSWYFLRYIDPTNTEAIADPELLKRWLPVDIYIGGAEHAVLHLLYARFWHKVLYDLGVVHTKEPFHKLFNQGMILGEGNEKMSKSKGNVVNPDEIISSHGADTLRLYEMFMGPLEASVAWSTNGLDGARRFLDRIWRLFVNEEDGAISSKIQVSNDQTLEKAYHQTVKKVTEDYEGIRFNTAISQMMVFINDCYKADVIPAEYAEGFVKMLAPIAPHIAEELWQLLGHDSTLSYEQWPTYDETKLVDDEVEIAVQVAGKVRAKIVVAKDASKEDIEKVALADEKVQEYMAGKNLVKIIVIPSKLVNIVVK; encoded by the coding sequence ATGAGTTTTAATCATCTACAAATTGAAAAAAAGTGGCAGCAATATTGGGCTAATAACAAAACATTCAAAACTGAAAATGAAACAGCGAAGCCTAAATTTTTTGCATTAGATATGTTTCCATATCCATCTGGCGCTGGACTGCATGTAGGACATCCAGAAGGATATACAGCGACAGATATTTTATCACGCTTTAAACGTATGCAAGGCTACAATGTATTACATCCAATGGGCTGGGATGCTTTTGGTTTACCAGCTGAGCAATATGCACTCGATACAGGAAATGACCCAGCAGAATTTACAGCTAAAAATATTGCAACTTTTAAACGCCAAATTCAAGAGCTAGGATTCAGTTATGATTGGGATCGCGAAATTAACACGACGGATCCAGAGTATTATAAATGGACACAATGGATTTTTATCCAGCTTTATAAAAAAGGTTTAGCCTATGTGGATGAAGTAGCTGTTAACTGGTGTCCAGCGCTTGGTACGGTATTGGCTAACGAAGAAGTAATTGATGGAAAATCAGAGCGTGGTGGGCATCCAGTAGAACGTCGACCAATGAAACAATGGATGCTTAAAATTACTGCATATGCTGATCGTTTAATCGATGACCTAGAAGAAGTTGATTGGCCAGAATCTATTAAAGATATGCAGCGCAACTGGATTGGTCGTTCAGAAGGGGCAGAAGTAACATTTGCTATTGATGGTTCAGATCAAAACTTCACGGTCTTCACAACACGTCCAGATACATTATTTGGTGCTACATATTGTGTACTTGCGCCTGAACATAAATTGGTAGAACAAATAACGACAGCTGAGCAACGTCAAGCTGTTGAGGCATATTTAGAGAAAGTGAAAATGAAATCGGATCTTGAGCGCACAGATTTAGCAAAAGAAAAAACAGGCGTATTCACAGGTGCTTATGCCGTGAATCCGATTAACGGGAAAAAAGCGCCGATTTGGATTGCTGACTATGTGTTAGTGTCTTACGGTACAGGTGCTATTATGGCGGTGCCAGCACATGATGAACGTGACTATGAATTTGCGACTGCATTTGGTTTAGACATCGTTCCTGTACTTGAGGGTGGGGACATTAGCAAAGAAGCATTTACAGGTGATGGTCAACATATTAATTCTGAATTCCTTAATGGTTTAAATAAAGAAGATGGCATTGCGAAAGCAATTGAATGGTTAGAGCAAAAAGGCGTTGGAGAGAAGAAAATTTCTTATCGACTACGTGATTGGCTATTCTCACGTCAGCGTTACTGGGGTGAACCAATTCCAATGATTCATTGGGAAGATGGCACGATCACACCTGTTCCAGAATCAGAATTACCATTAGTGCTTCCAAAAACAGATAATATCCGTCCATCGGGTACTGGTGAATCACCATTAGCTAATATCGCTGAATGGGTGAATGTTGTAGATCCAGAGACAGGCAAAAAGGGTCGCCGTGAAACAAATACAATGCCACAGTGGGCTGGGTCTAGCTGGTACTTCTTACGCTATATCGACCCTACAAATACAGAGGCGATTGCAGATCCAGAGTTACTAAAACGTTGGTTACCAGTAGATATTTATATTGGAGGAGCGGAGCATGCAGTACTGCACTTACTTTACGCTCGCTTCTGGCATAAAGTTCTTTATGATCTAGGTGTTGTTCACACGAAAGAGCCATTCCATAAATTATTTAACCAAGGTATGATTCTTGGTGAAGGTAATGAAAAAATGTCTAAATCGAAAGGTAATGTTGTAAACCCAGATGAAATCATTTCATCACATGGTGCCGATACATTACGTTTGTATGAAATGTTCATGGGACCATTAGAGGCATCTGTTGCATGGTCAACAAATGGTTTAGATGGGGCACGTCGTTTCTTAGATCGTATTTGGCGTCTATTTGTTAATGAAGAAGATGGTGCCATTTCATCAAAAATTCAAGTGTCTAACGATCAAACACTTGAAAAAGCATACCACCAAACAGTGAAAAAAGTGACAGAGGATTACGAAGGTATCCGCTTTAACACAGCTATTTCACAGATGATGGTATTTATCAATGATTGCTATAAAGCTGACGTTATTCCAGCAGAGTATGCGGAAGGCTTTGTTAAAATGCTAGCACCAATCGCGCCGCATATTGCAGAAGAGCTATGGCAGCTATTAGGCCACGATTCAACACTTTCTTACGAGCAATGGCCAACATACGATGAAACGAAGCTTGTGGATGATGAAGTGGAGATTGCCGTGCAAGTGGCTGGTAAAGTCCGTGCAAAAATCGTCGTAGCGAAAGATGCTTCAAAAGAGGATATCGAAAAAGTAGCGCTTGCTGATGAAAAAGTACAAGAATATATGGCAGGAAAAAACCTAGTGAAAATTATCGTTATTCCAAGCAAACTTGTCAATATTGTCGTTAAATAA